A region of the Ranitomeya imitator isolate aRanImi1 chromosome 10, aRanImi1.pri, whole genome shotgun sequence genome:
AATTATCATGTCAGCGaaaagatacaggggccacagaggagCAGTATCGGGGGCCACAGAGGAGCAGTATCGGGGGCCACAGAGGAGCAGTATCGGGGGCCACAGAGGAGCAGTATCGGGGGCCACAGAGGAGCAGTATCGGGGGCCACAGAGGAGCAGTATCGGGGGCCACAGAGGAGCAGTATCGGGGGCCACAGAGGAGCAGAATCGGGGGTCACAGAGGAGCAGTATCGGGGGCCACAGAGGAGCAGTATCGGGGGCCACAGAGGAGCAGTATCGGGGGTCACAGAGGAGCAGTATCGGGGGCCACAGAGGAGCAGTATCGGGGGCCACAGAGGAGCAGTATCGGGGGCCACAGAGGAGCAGTATCGGGGGCCACAGAGGAGCAGAATCGGGGGTCACAGAGGAGCAGAATCGGGGGCCACAGAGGAGCAGTATCGGGGGCCACAGAGGAGCAGTATCGGGGGCCACAGAGGAGCAGTATCGGGGGCCACAGAGGAGCAGTATCGGGGGCCGCAGAGGAGCACATGTAGGGTAGGGTAGGGTAGGGTGCAGGACGGATGAGCTCCGTGGACCCTCCTGGAATCTGTCGTATACGGCGCCGATATTCCGCATATATTACACACATTTTGCTGCAGACttttactccagtcacatccaaagctgcatcaaTAATTCTGCTGTCGTGTTCGCCGTGGAGACATTTACTATAAAGCTGTGGCTGCCGtccaggaccggggggctgcactcTGCCATCTCATGGACGACGTCTCTGCACGCTCCAGCCTTTATTCTGCAGttgcctccagagctgcgctcagaaTTCTGCTGGATGGGAACCGGCAGGATTGTgcttgcagctctgggtgtgagtaGAGCAGCTGCAGCTTTGTATGAGGCCCGTCTCCCCGCTCTCTTACAGGGGTGCAGCATGTGGGCGCTGGGGAATCCGTCTCCACCCCAGAACTTCTCGGACTGTGTGAACGGCACGGCGTGGGTGTGGAGCGTGTTCCACGAGTGCGCGGCGGATGGCCGGGACTTCGCCAGCATCTACCTCGGCCTCTTCTCCATCTTGTGCTTCATGGCGGCTTCCTTcccgtgagtatatatatatatatatccattagTCAGGATGTTGGGTTTGTGCTGACGACATGGATGACTCAGGAGCTGACGCCGAGCTTCTCTGACCACGGGTGTCGCGTGCACGCTGACCCAGCAATGTCTCTGTCTGACCACAATATCCTGCCCTGCAGCGGAGGCTCATCCAGAGCCTCCTGGTTCCTGAGTAATAGGGAGGACGTATCGTGTCATGGCTTCTACTGCTGATCATCCAGGGCCTCCTGGTTCCTGAGTAATAGGGAGGACGTATCGTGTCACGGCTTCTACTGCTGCTCATCCAGTGCCTCCTGTTTCCTGAGAAATAGGGAGGACGTATCGTGTGACGGCTTCTACTGCTGCTCATCCAGGACCGCCTGTTTCCTGAGTAATAGGGAGGACGTATCGTGTCACGGCTTCTACTGCTGCTCATCCAGGGCCTCCTGTTTCCTGAGTAGTAGGGAGAACGTGTCATGCCACGACTTCTACTGCTGCTCATCCAGTGCCTCCTGGTTCCTGAGTAATAGGGAGAACGCGTCGTGTCACGGCTTCTACTGCTGCTCATCCAGGGCCTGCTGTTTCCTGAGTAGTAGGGAGGTCATGCCACAGCTTCTACTGCTGCTCATCCAGAGCCTGCTGTTTCCTGAGTAGTAGGGAGGTCGTGCCACAGCTTCTACGGCTGCTCATCCAGGGCCTCCTGGTTCCCGAGTGGTAGGGAGAACGCGTCATGTCACGGCTTCTACTGCTGCTCATCCAGCGCCTGCTGTTTCCTGAGTAGTAGGGAGGTAGTGCCACAGCTTCTACTGCTGCTCATCCAGAGCCTCCTGGTTCCCGAGTAGTAGGGAGAACGTGTCATGTCACGGCTTCTACTGCTGCTCATCCAGAGCCTCCTGGTTCCTGAGTAGAATACTAGAATACCTGCTGTGTGGTAGAGAGTGTTGTGTTTCAGCTTGCTTCGCTGCACATTCAGGGTCTCTGGAAAGTTGGGTGACCCACCCCCACTCCACGGTGCGCCCAGTAATGGCCGCCAGTCGCTCAGTGTCTTCTCTCTTCCAGACAATACTTCAAGTCCTGTAAGACGGGGAACATGGACCAGGCGCTGTCCATCTGGTTCCTGTTGGGGTGGCTGGCCGGAGACTGCTGTAACTTTGTGGGGGCGTTCCTGTCCCATCAGCTGCCCATCCAGGTGAGTGTGCCCCCCCGGTGAGCGGACCCCCCGGTGAGCGGACCCCGGCGTCACCTCTCCTCTCCTCCGCAGACGTACACGGCGGTGTATTACGTGATGGCCGACCTCGTCATGCTCTCTCTGTACGTGTACTACAAGCTCCGGAACCGGGGGCCGAGCGGTGAGTGGGTCGGGGGTCTCTGTGTAATTGCTAAGCTCCGCCCCTGCGGCCCCTGATTACGCTGCCCGCTCTCCTTCACAGCGTCGCTCCGGATAAATGCCGTCTGCGGATTTGCTCTGCTCGGCTCTGCCGCTCTGCTGCCTCTGATGCCTCTGATGCGCGGCTCTCCTCCGGCTGCAGCGGACGGCTCCGCCATAGTGAGCGCCAGGCGCCTGCTGTCCACCGACCACGCGGGAGAAGAGGTGAGTGGTGGACGTTTCCCTTAAAGGGACGGCGTTCTGTAAAGCTTTGCGACTTCCTCCGCTGTCCTCGCTCAACGCCGGCGCCATTTCTATATTTCAGTCGTTCAGCACCCAGGAGATCGTGGGATGTGTGATCGGATCCATCTCCTCCATGTTTTACCTCAGCTCCCGGGTCCCGCAGATCGTCACCAACGTAAGCCGGCCGTCCTGTGAGGGGCTCGTGGCCGGGGGGCTACAGATGCATGCTGGGAAACTCACCGCTCGCACACAGTCTTTTGTacatttgtaagatctctgcttgttgtcagcgGATCTGGATATTCAGAGGCAAATTGTGGAAAAATAATCAACTTGTAAGGTCTAAATCAGTGGGGAATCCTAGAAAAACCAGTGCAGAAGCAATGTACCCCAATATCTGGACCCTCTAATCGGTGCTGTACCCTGCCGGACGCACTGCCCCGACCCTGCTTCTGGCACTGCCCCGACCCTGCTTCTGGCACTGACCAGACCCTGCTTCTGGCACTGCCCCGACCCTGCTTCTGGCACTGCCCCGACCCTGCTTCTGGCATTGACCCGACCCTGCTTCTGGCATTGACCCGACCCTGCTTCTGGCACTGACCAGACCCTGCTTCTGGCACTGACCAGACCCTGCTTCTGGCACTGCCCCGACCCTGCTTCTGGCATTGACCAGACCCTGCTTCTGGCATTGACCCGACCCTGCTTCTGGTACTGCAACGACCCTGCTTCTGGCATTGACCCGACCCTGCTTCTGGCACTGCCCCGACCCTGCTTCTGGCATTGACCCGACCCTGCTTCTGGCATTGACCCGACCCTGCTTCTGGTACTGCAACGACCCTGCTTCTGGCATTGACCCGACCCTGCTTCTGGCACTGACCCGACCCTGCTTCTGGCACTGACCCGACCCTGCTTCTGGCATTGACCCGACCCTGCTTCTGGTACTGCAACGACCCTGCTTCTGGCATTGACCCGACCCTGCTTCTGGCACTGACCCGACCCTGCTTCTGGCACTGCCCCGACCCTGCTTCTGGCACTGCCCCGACCCTGCTTCTGGCACTGCCCCGACCCTGCTTCTGGCACTGCCCCGACCCTGCTTCTGGTACTGCAACAACCCTGCTTCTGGCATTGACCCGACCCTGCTTCTGGCATTGACCCGACCCTGCTTCTGGTACTGCAACGACCCTGCTTCTGGCACTGCCCCGACCCTGCTTCTGGTACTGACCCGATCCTGCTTCTGGCACTGACCCGATCCTGCTTCTGGTACTGCAACGACCCTGCTTCTGGCACTGCCCCGATCTTGCTTCTGGTACTGCAACGATCCTGCTTCTGGCACTGACCCGACCCTGCTTCTGGTACTGCAACGACCCTGCTTCTGGCACTGCCCCGACCCTGCTTCTGGTACTGCAACGATCCTGCTTCTGGCACTGACCCGATCCTGCTTCTGGTACTGCAACGACCCTGCTTCTGGCACTGCCCCGACCCTGCTTCTGGTACTGCAACGATCCTGCTTCTGGCACTGCCCCGACCCTGCTTCTGGCACTGCCCCGACCCTGCTTCTGGCACTGCCCCGACCCTGCTTCTGGCACTGCCCCGACCCTGCTTCTGGCACTGCCCCGACCCTGCTTCTGGCACTGCCCCCATCCTGCTTCTGGCACTGACCCGACCCTGCTTCTGGCACTGACCCGACCCTGCTTCTGGTACTGACATCGCCGCTCTACACCTCTGGTTTGGGCTTATAAAGGAATGACGGGGTAGGAGCAACACAGACATGAGCTGACACCGAGGAACATCAGATATGAAGATCTCAGAACATCGGGCCCCTGATGAAGCAGCAGGGCGAAACGTGGTGAGGCAGAGACCTGGGACGCCCTCTAGTGGAGGAATGGCTGAATCATTCTTTTATATACCTTTTACCACCTtcgcatatttttttttaaataaatgttggATTTTATAGGTTTTTCtatgatttccccccccccccccttttacaTCAAGAGGTCCCCAAAATCTTTGATAGAATACTCCTCACAGCAGAAGGTTTGCTACAGTTGCGTCCAGGCTGATATATTGTAACAATTAGGACAGGATTGAGGTTTGTGCcgagactgatacaatgtaacaaatcCTCAGCTGTATCAAAAATTACAAGGATTGGCCCTCAGTCTGTTCTGTGCGCTGACAGCAAGCAGGGATATTGGAAGCAGAAAAGAAGTGAAACTTAAGTTTATTATGGAGACGCAGAGCAGCGCGTTAGCCTGGTCTTTCTGGTGTTTGTAGTTCCGGAGACGATCGACTGAAGGGCTGGCGCTGTCCCTCTTCTGTATGGTGATTGTGGGCAACCTGACGTACGGCCTGAGCATCCTGCTGAAGAACCCCGACCACGGCCAGTCCGAGGCCAACTACATCCTGCACCACGTGTCGTGGCTGATCGGGAGCCTGGGCGTCATGTGCCTGGACGTCATCGTATCCTTTACTGTGTGTGCGGAGTACAGCTGAGTGGGAGGTAGAATGCAGAGGCGGGCTCCTGCCCGAGGATCAGGGACAGAATGCAGAGGCGGGCGCCTGCCCGAGGGCCGAGGACAGAATGCAGAGGTGGGTGCCTGCCCGAGGATCAGGGACAGAATGCAGAGGCGGGCGCCTGCCCGAGGATCAGGGACAGAATGCAGAGGCGGGCTCCTGCCCGAGGATCAGGGACAGAATGCAGAGGCGGGTGCCTGCCCGAGGATCAGGGACAGAATGCAGAGGCGGGCGCCTGCCCGAGGATCAGGGACAGAATGCAGAGGCGGGCTCCTGCCCGAGGGCCGGGGTCAGAATGCAGAGGCGGGCTCCTGCCCGAGGGCCGAGGACAGAATGCAGAGGTGGGTGCCTGCCCGGGGATCAGGGACAGAATGCAGAGGCGGGCGCCTGCCCGAGGATCAGGGACAGAATGCAGAGGCGGGCTCCTGCCCGAGGATCAGGGACAGAATGCAGAGGTGGGTGCCTGCCCGGGGATCAGGGACAGAATGCAGAGGCGGGCGCCTGCCCGAGGGTCGGGGACAGAATGCAGAGGCGGGCGCCTGCCCGAGGATCAGGGACAGAATGCAGAGGCGGGCTCCTGCCCGAGGGCCGGGGTCAGAATGCAGAGGCGGGCTCCTGCCCGAGGGCCGAGGACAGAATGCAGAGGTGGGTGCATGCCCGAGGGCCGAGGACAGAATGCAGAGGTGGGTGCATGCCCGGGGATCAGGGACAGAATGCAGAGGCGGGCGCCTGCCCGAGGATCAGGGACAGAATGCAGAGGTGGGCGCCTGCCCGAGGATCAGGGACAGAATGCAGAGGTGGGCGCCTGCCCGAGGGCCGAGGACAGAATGCAGAGGTGGGTGCCTGCCCGGGGATCAGGGACAGAATGCAGAGGCGGGCGCCTGCCCGAGGATCAGGGACAGAATGCAGAGGTGGGCGCCTGCCCGAGGATCAGGGACAGAATGCAGAGGTGGGCGCCTGCCCGAGGGCCGGGGACAGAATGCAGAGGCGGGCGCCTGCCCGAGGATCAGGGACAGAATGCAGAGACCTTATATAGCAGAAGCCAATAGTGCGCCCTCTAGTGGCAATAACAAACTGTTAAATAATATAACAAAATAAGTTCATAAACTTAAGAAATgactgtaaaaaaatatatatacatatacggtaAGTTTTTCTTGACTTCTGAGCAGATAATTACACAATTCTTTGTGTTTGGGGTGAAAAATTCTTACGGATCAACGACACGGGAACGAGAACCACTCCTGCAGGCAGACAAGCGGGGCTCCTCCACCTGAGGACGAGTTTACAGCCCCCGGCTTCCTCACTGATTTCATtaccactttattttttttaatagacattttaaaattatttaatccttTCAGTCACTTGCATCGGATCCTCCAGTGGAAcatttgggggatttttttttttttttttttactttattatggaCCATTTCTTAACAAATTTagtaacaaatatatattttttttataatttcgcACAAGGGAATATTTAAGATTTCGACATGATTAGACGACAACTGCTTTACGGCCGTTCGCTCGGGAAGATACAGAAGGGATAAAACGACCAAACGCAATGATTCCCGGACCCCCGCTCTGTGCTGCTCCGCACCAGGACAATGATTCCCGGTGCTGCTCCGCACCAGGACAATGACTCCCGGACCCCGCTCTGTGCTGCGCCGCATTAGGACAATAATTCCCGGACCCCCGCTCTGTACCAGGACAATGATTCCCGGACCCCCGCTCTGTGCTGCTCCGCACCAGGACAATGATTCCCGGTGCTGCTCCGCACCAGGACAATGACTCCCGGACCCCGCTCTGTGCTGCGCCGCATTAGGACAATAATTCCCGGACCCCCGCTCTGTACCAGGACAATGATTCCCGGACCCCCGCTCTGTACCAGGACAATGATTCCCGGACCCCCGCTCTGTGCTGCTCCGCACCAGGACAATGATTCCCGGTGCTGCTCCGCACCAGGACAATGACTCCTGGACCCCCGCACCAGGACAATGATTCCCGAACCCCCGCACCAGGACAATGATTCCCGGACCCCCGCTCTGTGCTGCTCCGCACCAGGACAATGATTCCCGGACCCCCGCACCAGAACAATGATTCCCGGACCCCCGCTCTGTGCTGCTCCGCACCAGGACAATGATTCCCGGTGCTGCTCCGCACCAGGACAATGACTCCCGGACTCCGCTCTGTGCTGCGCCGCATTAGGACAATAATTCCCGGACCCCCGCTCTGTACCAGGACAATGATTCCCGGACCCCCGCTCTGTGCTGCTCCGCACCAGGACAATGATTCCCGGTGCTGCTCCGCACCAGGACAATGATTCCTGGACCCCCGCACCAGGACAATGATTCCCGAACCCCCGCACCAGGACAATGATTCCCGGACCCCCGCTCTGTGCTGCTCCGCACCAGGACAATGATTCCCGGACCCCCGCACCAGGACAATGATTCCCGGACCCCCGCTCTGTGCTGCTCCGCACCAGGACAATGATTCCCGGACCCCCGCACCAGAACAATGATTCCCGGACCCCCGCTCTGTGCTGCTCCGCACCAGGACAATGATTCCTGGACCCCCGCACCAGGACAATGATTCCCGAACCCCCGCACCAGGACAATGATTCCCGGACCCCCGCTCTGTGCTGCTCCGCACCAGGACAATGATTCCCGGACCCTCGCACCAGGACAATGATTCCCGGACCCCCGCACCAGAAAGTGATACAGTTAAAAGGGATTTAATCTTATTTTAAAAGGAAAACAATCTCTCTGCTACGTTCGGTTTCTGTTGGGTTAACAGTTCTATTTATTTTGTATTTCCTGTGATCCGGCATCCAATAATCTGAAAATGGCAGAATTTGCATGAACAAAACTGGAGCAGAAAACCAGCAGATCTGATAGTCTGGCACTTAGCAGCAAATCTTAATGTTGCAGGATTAACCCCTTGTGTCACATTCAGCGACCCCCTCACACATCCATGTGGTTAGAGGTGGGGGGTCACAATTAGCAGCCATCATACTGGGGTATTTATGGCCTGCAGTGGTAGCCGGAGGCCTGATGACGGCACTTACGTCCATCTCAGTCATTAGGCCGGAGGCGCTGACCGGCCGCCTAGGGGTGGTCAGCGAATTGGGTGGTCAGTCCCCTGcaaggaccaaaaaaaaaaaaaaaaaaaaagttaatttaataACTATTTATAAAAGAAAAATAAGATACATCTATGTAATATTGGAAAGATATAAACGGGCAGATTTGATAATCGTCGGTATTgagccattgaaaaaaaaaaaaagggccaatgccaaaaatatatattttttgttctttCCACCTTGGAATAAAAGTGATTAAAACAAAAAGTGTGTGGATGTAAATATATTTATAAATGTAAAGTGCTGCCGAGTATGTAGGTGCTACATAAAATTATATATTAGTGTGCAATCTGGTCCCAGACCTTGTGGGGTATGAGAGATTTTTGGGGTCCAGTATTAGATGTAATCTGGCAGCTGTAGCTCCCAGTGACCACCAGGGGGCAGAACCTCCTCCGACGTTCTCTAATTCTGCCCCAACCCGACTGGTGGTCTCGTATTTCTGGCTGTTGGAACAGAAGACCCCAAATACAAAGCGACTTTAGACTTTGCTCCCCTTGGTCCACAGGACAGTGGCACGCCATCCATAATGGTCACTAATCGTCTCTTCTATAGCTGCGACTTGTGCAGAGGAACCAGTATTTAATATCCGGAGGTTTCTATTTGCTgaaagcaagcagagatcctgTAATTGGTGGATGCAtcgtgatgggagtagtggtgttgACACCAGGCTCCGCACCGCAGCCTTGTAACCAGCAGGTGGCAGCAGCGAGATGTGGCCAACAGGAAAGCAGCAGACTtgtgagcgcagctccggaggaGGCGACTGCAGCTCCTGTAGATTTCACCTGTCAGTGACTGATATTCCGGAGTCAGACGGATATTTAGAATCATTTTATTGTTAGTACAGGAAGGCTCATAGAAGACTTAAAgctttacaaaaaatatatatataacaaaaaaaaacaaaaaaatgggggAAAATAAACCCTACGCATTCCCCAGACAGTCACCAGGAAAACTGAGTATCGGGAGCAGAAGTCGGGGCCGCGGATCCCATGATGAAAACATCAAGTCTCTTCTTCCACCCTCCGGACAGATCCATCCATTCTCCGATAGGAGGTAGCCATTGCTGCGGAGGGCGGAGAGGGGTGTGCAGTATATAACGGGGTAACGCGGGGGGCGAGCCTCAGACGGTGGTGGGTTCATACAGCGTTATTCAAAGGGGCAGACGGTGCTGAATGGCTATGTACGTGATGCAGACGGGGCGACAGACGGGCGAGGAGGGGGCAAAAATAACCAGAAAGAAGGGGACTGATGGGGACCATAAGAAATGAAAGGGGGGTATGAGGGGAGGACATTTAACATTGCTGCTTCCTCTTCAGAGCCTCCACTAAGTCGCTCTTCAAAGCCTCCTGTTTAGATTTGTCAGCTAACGTCTGGACAGACCTGCAGGGGGCGAGAGAGAGGCACAGCATGAGGGAAGACGGCGAAAAACGGGCGGAGCCGCCGCCTCTCAAACCGCTGCTCCACTGGGCCCCCAGAGGGCATCGCTGGTACCAGGCTGTACATTCGTCCTATCGCATGTATCAAGGAGGTCACTCGCCTCCTCCCCTCGCCCGACAACACACACCGCCTCCTCCCCCGACAACTCACGCCGCCTCCTCCCCTCGCCCGACAACACACCGCCTCCTCCCCTCGCCCGACAACTCACGCCGCCTCCTCCCCTCGCCCGACAGCACACCGCCTCCTCCCCTCGCCCGACAACTCACGCCGCCTCCTCCCCTCGCCCGACAACACACCGCCTCCTCCCCTCGCCCAACAACACACACCGCCTCCTCCCCTCGCCCGACAACACACGGCCTCCTCCCCTCGCCCGACAACTCACGCCGCCTCCTCCCCTCGCCCGACAACTCACGCCGCCTCCTCCCCTCGCCCGACAACTCACGCCGCCTCCTCCCCTCGCCCGATAACTCACGCCGCCTCCTCCCCTCGCCCGACAACTCACGCCGCCTCCTCCCCTCGCCCGACAACTCGCGCCGCCTCCTCCCCTCGCCCGACAACTCGCGCCGCCTCCTCCCCTCGCCCGACAACTCGCGCCGCCTCCTCCCCTCGCCCGACAACTCACGCCGCCTCCTCCCCTCGCCCGACAACTCACGCCGCCTCCTCCCCTCGCCTGACAACTCACGCCGCCTCCTCCCCTCGCCCGACAACTCACGCCGCCTCCTCCCCTCGCCCGACAACTCACGCCGCCTCCTCCCCTCGCCCGACAACTCACGCCGCCTCCTCCCCTGACAGTCACGCCACCTCCTTCCCTCCCCCATTGGGTCACGCCGCCTCCTCCCCTCGCCCGACAACTCACGCCGCCTCCTCCCCTGACAGTCACGCCACCTCCTTCCCTCCCCCATTGGGTCACGCCGCCTCCTCCCCTCGCCCGATGGGTCACGCCATCTCCTCCCCTCCACTGTCGGGTCACACCGCCTCCTTCCCTCGCCCGACAACTCACGCCGCCTCCTCCTCTGACAGTCACGCCACCTCCTTCCCTCCCCCATTGGGTCACGCCGCCTCCTCCCCTCGCCCGACAACTCACGCCGCCTCCTCCCCTGACAGTCACGCCACCTCCTTCCCTCCCCCATTGGGTCACGCCGCCTCCTCACCTCGCCCGACAACTCACGCCACCTCCTCCCCTGACAGTCACGCCACCTCCTTCCCTCCCCCATTGGGTCACGCCGCCTCCTCCCCTCGCCCGATGGGTCATGCCATCTCCTCCCCTCCACTGTCGGGTCACACCGCCTCCTTCCCTCGCCCGACGGGTCACGCTGCCTCCTCTTCTCCCCCCATCAGGTCAAGCCACCTCCTCCCCTCGCCCGATGGGTCACGCCATCTCCTCCCCTCCACTGTCGGGTCACACCGCCTCCTCACCTCGCCCGACAACTCACGCCACCTCCTCCCCTGACAGTCACGCCGCCTCCTCCCCTCGCCCGATGGGTCATGCCATCTCCTCCCCTCCACTGTCGGGTCACACCGCCTCCTTCCCTCGCCCGACGGGTCACGCTGCCTCCTCTTCTCCCCCCATCAGGTCAAGCCACCTCCTCCCCTCGCCCGATGGGTCACGCCATCTCCTCCCCTCCACTGTCGGGTCACACCGCCTCCTTCCCTCGCCCGACAACTCACGCCGCCTCCTCCTCTGACAGTCACGCCACCTCCTTCCCTCCCCCATTGGGTCACGCCGCCTCCTCCCCTCGCCCGATGGGTCACGCCATCTCATCCCCTCCACTGTCGGGTCACGCCGCTTCCTTCCCTCGCCCGATGGGTCACGCCATCTCCTCCCTTCCACTGTCGGGTCACACCGCCTCCTTCCCTCGCCCGATGGGTCACGTCATCTCCTCCCCTCCACTGTCGGGTCACGCTGCCTCTTCTCCCCCATTAGGTCACGCCACCACGTCCCCACCTCACCTGACGAGTCACAGACTAAATTGTTTGTGTCCAAGGTCAATCAGGGAAAGTATAGAAATGTGACGACAATTCACCTCCAGAACTCGCAGCATTTACGTCATTTTCCTTTATGAAATCATTATTCCGCTGGCTTCACCTGCcggacgctgtgctcacagacGGACCTCTCTCATACAGGTTCTTTGGTTATCACAGTCCTCTGTGGTCTGCCTCATCCTCCGGGGGGCGCTGTGAGTTACCCACCAGTCACCGCACCCCAGAGAGAAGAGGCCACTCATCATTCATACAGGAGCAAGGACTCATCTGTCCTCTAATGGCGGCCGGCAGGGGCAGTGTGTGACTGGCGGCATATTTGGGGGTAAATCCGGTCCGTCCCACTGTCAGGACATCTGTCATTATATGATCACTTTCCCACCTTCTAATGCTTACCGTCAGGGAAGGGAATGATCccttgtatatttatttatattctCTCGGCTGCAGGTTTGTTACAATTCCACCCAGACAGGACAATCGTCTGATTCAGCCCTTCGCTCACAGATACAacggtaacaaaccctcagctgcggGAAGGACTAGTTCTGAACGCGTGTTTGGCTTCGGGACGTGAACACTTAGCATTTCCATTTGCCAAGAGCGAGCTGAGATCTTGAAAACAGCGCGGGACGGAAACACCGGAAAGGTCCAGAAAGGCCTAATGTACAAGGCCGGCAGCAGAAAATGCCCCGTAATCAGTGCGGAGCTCGGCTCTCTCGCAGCAGTGACGTAAAGCGTCACCTGACAGCCACTGAAACCAATCACTGCTCTGACTA
Encoded here:
- the SLC66A1 gene encoding lysosomal amino acid transporter 1 homolog isoform X1; the protein is MGTGRIVLAALGVSRAAAALYEARLPALLQGCSMWALGNPSPPQNFSDCVNGTAWVWSVFHECAADGRDFASIYLGLFSILCFMAASFPQYFKSCKTGNMDQALSIWFLLGWLAGDCCNFVGAFLSHQLPIQTYTAVYYVMADLVMLSLYVYYKLRNRGPSASLRINAVCGFALLGSAALLPLMPLMRGSPPAAADGSAIVSARRLLSTDHAGEESFSTQEIVGCVIGSISSMFYLSSRVPQIVTNFRRRSTEGLALSLFCMVIVGNLTYGLSILLKNPDHGQSEANYILHHVSWLIGSLGVMCLDVIIITQFFVFGVKNSYGSTTREREPLLQADKRGSST
- the SLC66A1 gene encoding lysosomal amino acid transporter 1 homolog isoform X2: MWALGNPSPPQNFSDCVNGTAWVWSVFHECAADGRDFASIYLGLFSILCFMAASFPQYFKSCKTGNMDQALSIWFLLGWLAGDCCNFVGAFLSHQLPIQTYTAVYYVMADLVMLSLYVYYKLRNRGPSASLRINAVCGFALLGSAALLPLMPLMRGSPPAAADGSAIVSARRLLSTDHAGEESFSTQEIVGCVIGSISSMFYLSSRVPQIVTNFRRRSTEGLALSLFCMVIVGNLTYGLSILLKNPDHGQSEANYILHHVSWLIGSLGVMCLDVIIITQFFVFGVKNSYGSTTREREPLLQADKRGSST